The DNA window GTCCGTCGCGTTGTAGATTGCCCCGCCCGGCTTGAGGTAGTCGCGCAGGCGGGCGAGCAGCTCGGGCTTGAGCAGGCGGTGCTTGCTGTGGCGGCGCTTCGGCCAGGGGTCGGGGAACAAGACGTAGATGCGCTCGAAGAGCCCGGGGCGAAACAGCCGCGTCAGGCACTCCCGCGCGTCGCCCAGCACCAGGAAGACGTTCTTCAGGCCGCGGGCGGCGGCGCGCTTGGCGATCTTGGCGAAGCGGCCGCGGCGGATCTCCACCGCGACGAAGGTCGCGCCGGGCTCTTGCTCGGCCAGGTGCAGGAGAAATTCCCCCTTGCCCGGGCCGATCTCCAAGACGAAGGGCCCCGGCCCCTCGAGCGGGGGCGGGGCGGGGAGGAATTCGAGCTCCTTGGGCGGCGGGATGTAAACCTTCGTGGACATCGCGTTCCTCCTTATTTAAGATGCGGCCACGATGCAAGCGGCGAACCTCAACCTCATCGAGTCCTTCCTCGACGTCCTGCGCGTCGAGCGCAACCTCGCCCGCAACACCGTCGAGAGCTACCGCCGCGACCTGCTGCACTTCACCCAATTCGTCGAGACGAAGCGTCGCAAGGGCCTGCTGGAATTAAGCGAGATCGACCTCCGCGAGTTCTTGAGCTTCGAGTACGACCGCGGGCAAAAGGGCCGCAGCACCGCGCGGCGGCTCACGACCCTGCGCATGTTCTACCGCCACGGCTTGAAGGAAAAGTGGCTCCAGCACGACCCCACGCTCAAGGTCGAGCTGCCCAAGATGGGCCGAGCCCTGCCGCAGTACCTGAATCAAGAGGAAATCGACGCGCTCCTCGCCCAGCCCGACCCGACGACCCCGCTCGGGCGCCGCGACCGCGCCATGCTCGAGTTGCTCTACGCCAGCGGCCTGCGGGTCTCCGAGCTGGTCGGTCTGGCCTCGGGCGACGTGCACCTCGACATGGGTTTCGTCCGCGTGCTGGGCAAGGGCTCGAAAGAGCGCCTGGTCCCCGTGGGCCGCTCGGCCCTGGCCTGTCTCAAGGAGTACCTCGAGCTCGCCCGGCCGAAGCTGACCAAGAAGCGGCTCTCCGACGCCCTGTTCCTGAGCAACCGCGGCGGCAAGATGACGCGGCAGCAGTTTTTCCTTTTGCTCAAGGCCTATGCGAAAAAGGCCGGCATCAAGAAAGACGTGAGCCCGCACAAGCTGCGGCATTCCTTCGCGACCCACCTGCTCAACCACGGCGCCGACCTTCGCTCGGTGCAGGCCATGCTGGGTCACGCCGACTTGGCGACGACGCAGGTCTACACCCACGTCACCCCCGAGCGCCTCAAGGCGATCCATAAATTTCATCCCAGGTCTTGAAGGTCAGCGCGGAAAGGTGCCCTGCGACCGGAAATAGGCCTCCAGCTTCTGCTCGAGGGAGATCCTAGGGTCCTCCTGGACGGGCTCGGAACGCGGGGCGGCGACGCTGGGGAGGTAGAGGTGGAAGGTCGTGCCCTCGCCCACTTGGCTCTCCACCGTGATGAAGCCTCCGGCGTCCTTGATGTGTTTGTAAGTCATGGCCAAGCCGAGGCCTCGGTTTCCGGACCCGACATGGGCGGTCGGTTTGGTCGAGTAATAGGCCTCGAAGATGCGGTGGCGCGCCTCCGGGTCGATTCCCGATCCGGTGTCGCTGACGCTCAGGCGCAGGTACCGGCCGCCGGCGGTGGGCAAGGGGCCGGGGGAGAGGCTTTGCAGAGCGGCCAATGCCTCCGGGCTCAAATCCACGGCAGAGGCGTCGATCAGCAGCAGGCGGCGCTCGCTTCCTTGCATGGCGTCGCGCGCGTTGACGATCAGGTTTTGTAAGGCGTCCGCGATGTGGCTGCGGGGCCCAGGGACCATCGCCGCGCCCGGCG is part of the Deltaproteobacteria bacterium PRO3 genome and encodes:
- the xerD gene encoding site-specific tyrosine recombinase XerD, giving the protein MQAANLNLIESFLDVLRVERNLARNTVESYRRDLLHFTQFVETKRRKGLLELSEIDLREFLSFEYDRGQKGRSTARRLTTLRMFYRHGLKEKWLQHDPTLKVELPKMGRALPQYLNQEEIDALLAQPDPTTPLGRRDRAMLELLYASGLRVSELVGLASGDVHLDMGFVRVLGKGSKERLVPVGRSALACLKEYLELARPKLTKKRLSDALFLSNRGGKMTRQQFFLLLKAYAKKAGIKKDVSPHKLRHSFATHLLNHGADLRSVQAMLGHADLATTQVYTHVTPERLKAIHKFHPRS
- a CDS encoding methyltransferase domain-containing protein, whose product is MSTKVYIPPPKELEFLPAPPPLEGPGPFVLEIGPGKGEFLLHLAEQEPGATFVAVEIRRGRFAKIAKRAAARGLKNVFLVLGDARECLTRLFRPGLFERIYVLFPDPWPKRRHSKHRLLKPELLARLRDYLKPGGAIYNATD